The Verrucomicrobium spinosum DSM 4136 = JCM 18804 genome includes a region encoding these proteins:
- the tnpB gene encoding IS66 family insertion sequence element accessory protein TnpB (TnpB, as the term is used for proteins encoded by IS66 family insertion elements, is considered an accessory protein, since TnpC, encoded by a neighboring gene, is a DDE family transposase.), which produces MLSLGPATKVHLLAGATDMRLGFEGLLALASGLLREDPLSGHLFVFCNKHRTRLKALYWDGSGLWVCAKRLEKGRFHWPQPPAQGASRKVVLTQAELTLLLAGIDLEGTQRRAWHRVG; this is translated from the coding sequence ATGCTAAGCCTGGGTCCTGCCACCAAAGTCCATTTGCTGGCAGGCGCCACCGACATGCGCCTTGGGTTTGAGGGGCTGCTCGCCCTGGCTTCTGGTCTGTTGCGCGAGGATCCTTTGAGCGGTCACCTCTTTGTCTTTTGCAACAAGCACCGCACCCGTCTCAAGGCCCTCTACTGGGACGGCTCGGGCTTGTGGGTGTGCGCCAAGCGGCTGGAGAAGGGGCGCTTCCACTGGCCGCAGCCCCCAGCGCAAGGAGCTTCACGCAAGGTGGTGCTCACCCAGGCGGAGCTCACTTTGCTGCTGGCGGGCATTGACCTGGAAGGCACCCAACGGAGGGCCTGGCACCGGGTCGGGTGA
- the tnpA gene encoding IS66 family insertion sequence element accessory protein TnpA, with product MPRYTALQRRRLVRQFQSSGLTLATFCRLHSLSVSSLCAWRRHVELQKRSSDPAPPPWLPVEVSSPPGSTAAGLPGLDYLIEAGLWRLHVPSGFGRDEVAALLELLHARQGGAPC from the coding sequence ATGCCTCGATATACAGCCCTGCAACGTCGTCGTCTAGTGCGCCAGTTTCAATCCAGCGGCCTGACCCTGGCAACTTTTTGCCGGCTTCATTCTTTGAGTGTCTCAAGCCTTTGTGCCTGGCGTCGCCATGTTGAACTTCAGAAGCGCTCCTCTGATCCTGCGCCGCCTCCATGGCTGCCGGTGGAAGTTTCCTCACCTCCGGGGAGCACTGCTGCGGGACTTCCCGGCTTGGATTATCTCATCGAAGCGGGTCTCTGGCGTCTGCACGTCCCTTCAGGCTTTGGCCGCGATGAAGTGGCCGCCCTCCTTGAACTTCTCCATGCCAGGCAGGGAGGTGCCCCATGCTAA